The nucleotide sequence GCTGCGGATCTTACACGACGACTGGCAGCTCAACGTGATCGAAGGCGAAAGCTTGCGGGCGGTCGATGGCCCCTTTGCGGGCTCCGATGCGTTGCGCCGGGCCGATCTGCAGCGCTTTCTGGACGACCCGACGATACGGGCGGTGTTTGCTGCGCGCGGTGGCTATGGCTGCTACCGCATCGCCGATGGTCTTGATTTGAGTGGTTTGCAGCAACATCCCAAATGGCTCATTGGCTTTAGCGACGTAACGGTGCTGCTTAGCTTGTTTTATAATCAGGGCGTGCAAAGCCTGCACGGACTAATGCCCCGGCAATTTGGCGGGATTGAGCGGGCCGAGTCACTCGAATCGCTGCGGCAGTGGTTGTTTGGTGAGATACGGGATCAATATGCGGTGCTTGCGCATCCGCTCAACCGTTTAGGGCAGGCTACTGGGCCATTGGTCGGTGGCAACCTAACCCTGCTGATCAATTCGCTTGGCACGCCTACCGATCTGAATTTTGCAGGAACGATTCTCTTTATCGAAGATATTGACGAAACGCTTTTTTCCCTCGATCGGATGATGACGCAGTTACGTCGGTCGGGGCGGCTGGCGGGGCTGGCGGGTTTGGTCGTGGGGCAGTTTACCGACATGCGCGTAAACCTGTCGCTGCCGTTCGGCAAAGATGCCTTTGAAATCATTGCCGAGGCTGTGTCGGACTATAAGTATCCTGTCTTGTTCAACTTTCCGGCCGGGCACGTTGACTATAATCTGGCCTTGCCCATCGGCCGGACAATAAGCCTGTCGGTGGGTAAAGAAGAAGGGAAATTGGTATTTGGGTAAACTAAAAAGGGGCTGCAAGCAGCCCCTTTTTAGTTTACTTGATGTAGCGGAAATCTTCCCCCCCTTTCAGCGCGAGCAGGGTTTCGTACATGAGCCGGATTACGTTCTGGACATCGTCCATGTGTACCGTCTCAACGGTCGTGTGCATATACTTCAGCGGCAGCGAAATCAGAGCGGATGCGATACCCTCGGTTGCATAGGCGAACGCATCGGTATCCGTACCCGTTGAGCGACTAACGGCCTGTCGCTGAAAGGCGATGCCCTGCTGTTCAGCCACGCCGATCATGAAATCGAGCACGTTGTTCTGCACCGCCGGACCGTAACACAGCACCGGACCGTCGCCACATTTCAGGTCGCCCTGTTCTTTCTTGTCGTACTTGG is from Spirosoma taeanense and encodes:
- a CDS encoding S66 peptidase family protein, with translation MQIPSFLRPGDTVAVMSPASWFPYEELAEGLRILHDDWQLNVIEGESLRAVDGPFAGSDALRRADLQRFLDDPTIRAVFAARGGYGCYRIADGLDLSGLQQHPKWLIGFSDVTVLLSLFYNQGVQSLHGLMPRQFGGIERAESLESLRQWLFGEIRDQYAVLAHPLNRLGQATGPLVGGNLTLLINSLGTPTDLNFAGTILFIEDIDETLFSLDRMMTQLRRSGRLAGLAGLVVGQFTDMRVNLSLPFGKDAFEIIAEAVSDYKYPVLFNFPAGHVDYNLALPIGRTISLSVGKEEGKLVFG